TGTCCGGTGTGAAGACTAGTGGAATTTTTAAACCTCTAATCTAGTTTAAGGGTGCAGCTTTAATTTTTACCTGCTGGCttgtgttcacagcagcttttaAAGACTGCTTAACTACAGCTGCATACCATATCCCAGCTACAGAGTCTTTTcaatttttgccagttttgttTCCGTAATATTAAACATCACACTTTAGCTGGGCAGGAATTAAGAGGTTTATTATCAGTCTATGCAAGActaaaaattcaaagcaaattcAATTTTGCTTAAGGGAACATTGTAAAGTAACAATTCTTGATATTACATGCCTCATATGATCCATTTCAAACCATAGAGAATTACACCTTTATGTGTCACTGTTCCAAGAGACAAACAAATGTGAACagctaaaacattttaaaaatgcaccaAGCTTATGAAGTctcaaacaaaacttgaattttctgtaCATACTCCTGTCAAATGAAGTTATTTCCTGTACACCACTCCTCTTGCAAACtggtcttctatttcctttcatttgacCTAGATCGGCtgataaacagaaaaacagaagttaCACCTGTAACTCGGTTACACTGACAAAACTTCATCAAAAGATTTTTATGGGaaaaagttgtaaaatttttATCCAAGTGGCTTAAAAGAAGAcctatttctgcttttaatacaTTATGTATGCAAGGTCTTAAATGGCTCAGGTCATTAAAGATCTTACCTACGAGACCTAGAGAAAGATCGGGACGGCTTGTGATTTCTCTCCCGGGACAgtgatctctctcttctcctatcTCTAGAAAGGGACCTGAagtcagagggaaaagaaaaacagggccATTCAGGATTATACACAACAAATACTTCTAAGAGAAGTTTCTGAAAGCTAAAAGCTATGCCAGTTGATTCATTACTGAAGTCAAGGTCTATCACCATTAACCAAGTCATGTGGGAAACAGCTTAGGAATAGCACAAACACTCCCACTTCTGAGAATGTGGCCCCCCAAAAAGGTTATTCACCTGCTCCGGCTGCGGGAGAAGCTTCTCCGTCTTGGAGATCTAAaagcagaaaacaggaaaattagGCCAATTGTCAATTAGCATTTATGGCGTGAGGCATTTCCCAACTTTTCAATCTCACTGTTGGGCCCAGTGAATGTGCCGAAGAACTGGCACCCATcgtccaaaaaataaaaaaaaaattttttttttaaaaagaaaagaaaaaaaaggcacagaagGATTAAGGAACCAAAAGCTCAAGTGAAAAGCAGCTATTCCAACCATGGATTCACTTTAACAAAGAATGCTTCACAGCAGATCTGTCCAATGCAAAACTTCATGTCAAACTAACTTCACTACCCAAACACCACACCAAAATGTAGTCCCACAAGTAGTTCCAAAAACAGTACCATAAACCAGTATTTGGAACCCATGCAAACCTGCAAGTCCATGACAAGACTTAGGTACCAGGTGGATAGTGTAATTTTGTGAAAACGCGCTAGGTGTAAATATTGATGCCATTAAGTGCTACATTAGAACTGCATTTGTGATCATCACATTTAAGAGTGTGTTTAGGCTTATCAAAATTACCTTAGCTTGGCCCACTTCACccccataatttaaaaattttgaaaactgttaGTAAAACCATTTAAAGGTGATAGGATTCAACAAATTTTTGCTAGAAAGGAAAGCTAAATCTGTTagagttattaaaatttttagtttggCATCTCACACATGCAAATAAGTTTCACTTGAAGGTCTAGTTACATTATGAGTTCCCTATCACCCTTAAAAGTTTTATTCaagcaatatatatatgtacgttACCATTCAATTATGCACAGCCAGCCTTtgatccagaaaaaaagaattactttaaGCCGCTTACTCCTTATTTTAACCAGCAGTAAACTGTATAAGCAGGAAAAACTTACTAGTTTTTGGGTTTCAACAAGCTAGAAATGGTGAGGTGAGGCTGCCGGACTGACGGCCAGGAAGAATTTGCTGAAAAGGTTTTGCCAGATGTTGCGTTGGATTTAGTTGGTTGGCGAAGGGGGTGTTGTggatttttcctgcttttttgttAGCCGAAGGCTGCTGCTGTAGTTGTTGTGAAGACATTTGGTAAATAAACAGCTGAGCTGATTGGCCAGGAATGTGTGGGCGGTCGAGGTGGCTGCTGCCGATTTGGTTAAGGTTGGAGAGAAGGCTGAGAGAAAACAGCATGCTCGGGAACCAAAGGGCGGTGCAACCTGACGACTGGCCATGCCTGGGTCATGTGAAACGACACCAGCCAAGCTGAATGGGGCGCGCTGGTCACATGACGCTGAAAGGGCTAGTTGACTGGCTAATGCAGACTCAGAGGGTGGTGAGAAGAGACATGATGGTGACTCTGTAACGgggttcatttttattaatagatggaccaaaaagcacaaaaaaaaaatgaaaaacaagccaTCAGTACAACCATCTATTAGCTAACAAATACTCTTTATTATGATGGGCAAcagtgtgttgttttgtttttcaaaacagcAAAAGGGGCAAGATTTTGAACTCCTATCTCCTAGGACTTCACTCACCTGTAAGAGGTAAATTCAGTCCTACAGAAACTATTTTGGAGGTTTGAGGAGATGTGGAGTTAGCATCCAGACAATACTGCCTGGTCCAAGAATGATGccattttcaattataaaaaaaactGCATTCTCTCCTATTTGGGTTTGAAGAACAGATGACTGGGATTACTTTAGCCCCCTTTATTGGTCAGTGACTTAAGTTAGTTTCAGAATGATTTCTACTTTACCAGTTGTAACATTAAAACAGCTGCCTGCTTGATAAATATTACAATCGTGctaacagaaaacacatttttgtgAAGAGCTAGAGTTGAATGTAATGTTTGTCATTATGGagtcaagaaatggaaaaaggcCTAAATTGAAGTATAAGGGAAGACTTGGAAAGATGCAACTAGAAGATGAACTAGAAGATAGATCCAAGATAGAAGTTACTGACTACCAACATGAACAATGACCTAAAGACAAGCCAACACTCAGCACAACTCACATATCCCAAACTACACCCAGCAAATGTTTCATAAAAACCTgattcttcaaaatttaaaacccaCCAACAAACTTTAAGAGAAATACCTGCTCCTATTACCTACTCCATTACACCAATACCTCTAAACACGCTCTCTCTAAGTACCTGCGGCGAGGTGGAGGACTCCTCCTCCGATAATCATCTCGAGGGCGACGACCCCAAGAAGGAGGTGGGCCACGATTTCGACTTCTCTTTTCACCATTCGACAGTTCCACTCTTACTCGGCAGCCACATAGTGTTCTAGGAGGGGAAGAAACGTTAAATTTAAAGCAGCCCAACTGACTTTCTAGGATATtaaagcaaggggaaaaaaaacccccactccTATAATTAGCTTCTTTGCAAAGAATACATCTTAATGTCTGCAGAATCCTTAATACCAAAGGAAATTTTAGTTCCCTTATTTTTTCTAGTAAAGGAAACCAACTTCCTTACATTTTATTGCCGTTAGTCTGATCATTGGACTCGATAACAGGTGCAATTTAAGTGTGAAAACCCCTGGATTCATCCTCCCACAACTACTTCATCTGTACATCCTGTTTTGACTTCTTCCTTTGAGGCTGCAGCAACTGTTTACCAATCTTACAATACACTATGTATCTGTtggtctcccctcctccccaaccccccgccAGGTAAATAGCAGTAAGAAAGACAGAAGCATTCTGGCCATTTTacatctccctctcccctcaaTCATCACACACAATACTTGACACGTAAGAAACTGCAATTGAGAacaggaggggaggaaaaaaaaaaaaaaaagacagttatttCCCACCTCTTCATTGGTCCACAACCATTATGTTTAGATAGTCCACCATATGTGGACAGTGACTGGCAAGAGGTGGGGCCCTGGAAAAATGTTTCTGTAACCTGCTTAGATAAATGACCTTTTATACAGCTTTACAGCCAACTCTCAGACCCTTTAATTTTTGGCTCTTAAcgattattttccttgttttcatgAAATCCAATGGTTTTCAAATGCCAGGAAGGAGAAGGGCAACACCTGTTCACTGTTAAGACTCAGGTGTTGCTTATCAGCCagctaacagaacattgtaaatgcaaaggaaaataacTGTACGAGCCACAGTTcctaaacaaaattatttccaacaTGTAACAGATAACAGTACAATAAACCCACGTAACCATCATCCACCTACAATCAGTTTGTGGCCATAAGAGAAGTGTCTGATTCCACaattattttagaaacaattCAAAGGTGACAACACAGTTGATGCTTTGTGGTGCATTTAGATTAAAATGTTTCAACCATATGCAGCTATCCACCCACCAAGAACTGAccgttaaaattattttcttccatggccaactgaataaaaagaaacttttccTAGGTATCTACACTAAAACTGTTCACTCCTTTGATTGCCAAAAAAGGTTTATGTAAATCTCCAGTAACATCAATTTCAGATAGCCAAGAAGCCATCTAAAAGCCACGTATCCTagagattttaaatattaaaacacaatCAACGTTATTTATCATTAGtataaattaatcaataaattaCCTCCCATCTAGCTCTCGGACAGCATCGGCTGCATCTCGGGGATCTTCAAATTCAACAAAAGCGAAGCCGGGAGGGTTTCTAGCAACCCACACACTTCGGAGTGgtccataatagccaaaagctCGTTCCAATTCAGTCTTGTTGCCATTGTTTCCAAGATTACCTACATAAACTTTACAGTCCAACGGACAGGAATCACGATGCATTtctgtaaaaacacaaaaaaaaccccaaaatatcaTAATCCACACAGTGAAAAACAGATCcttaagaaagaattaaaaaatactaacTAAAACCCCAAAACCTAAAAGCACTACCCTTGAAACAGTTACTGATAACTGCACAGAAGCCAGCACAAAttgcctaaggaaaaaaaaaaaaagaagcctcctTGAAAAGTGAGGGGAAACACCACACTGGAGGAGCATTTACCACAAAGTGGAAACTGAGTTAAGGACTTTACCTATTtcaaattaatcttaaaaaaaaaaaaaaaaagaacctagaaaaGTAGGACAACCTACTCAAAAGCAAATACAACTCGCTGAAGACAACCACTAGAAAAGTGATACTAATGTGCCTTCACAGGCCAAAAGTTAACCAGCTTCATTCCTCAAGCAGCAAGACAAACTTGTTATTAAAAGATATACCTCATTCTACTCTCAGCACCCAAAAAGTGTtaacccaaatgtccagcaaCAGGTTAagtggataagcaaaatgtattatccatacaatggagtattatccAGGAATGAAGTACCCATAAATGCTACAAacgtggatgaaacttgaaagcatGCTAAGTTACAGATACCAGACACACAAGTGCACGTATTACGATTCCATGCATGTGTAATATCCAAAATGAGTAAATCCAGAAACAGATCAGTAGCTACcacgggctgggggaggaaaAGGGGACAGGGCAAAAGGGAAGCGGCTGCTTATGTGTACGGGTCACCTTAGCGGGTATATAAAACGCGTTAGAACTAGAGGGGTGATAGCTgtataacattgtgaatgtactaaatacctctgaattgtgcactttaaaattaatcttatGTTAATTCCACCTCAGGGGAAAAACGTTATTTGTTATACAAGAATTTACGGCACTAAGGGGGCTTACATTTGATAAATCTTAAATACTTAAGAAGTCGTCTCAGCAATGAATCTAATCAATTTGTAGGCCAGTATCAATTGCATAAAAAAGCAGCCTGTCCAAGAACTCAGCTCAAGAGCTTTTaccactttcttctctctctgggtttatccaattaaaaaaactaGTCCAGACACATCCTATTTGTGTGACCCCACCCTGCAACCAGGAGAGTTCTGAGACCAAACCATTGCCGGGGAatgtgttctcttcctttttccaaaAACTTTACCGTGACCAGTTACAGGCCTACGTATTAAGGTAAAGAACTACAAGAACAAAACAGCTCAAGGAAGagcggtttaaaaaaaaaaaagtgattgggTTCAgactataaaaagttaaaagaacataaaaatgaaaatgagcacAGAAATCACTTACTAGGGATGGATCGAAAGGCCCAATCTTGATTActgacttgagaaaaaaaaatcacgagAAGCTACCTAAGAAAACGCggggcctaaaaaaaaaaaaaaaggcgccATAAATTGAAAAGCCGCGGTCCGGAGTACGACGGACTACCGAGTCCTCCTTCGCCTCAACTCTCGGGCAATCTCACTTTCCGGTTCACGCCCCCAGTGAAGAGTTAAAAACACCTCCACTTTGAGACCTGGATATATCCTCTGAGGGGCCGGGAGCCCCCGCCACCGCCCCGTGCTGAACGTCACAAAATGGCGGCAGCGTCTCTTTGTCTCAATCTGGCGCCGCCATTGGGCCTAGCCCCACTTCGGTCCCGTTAAGGCCCATTTCCCACCTCATTCCTTTAGTCGCTAGTCACTTACCGAGATCTCGGGTTAGAAACGCGTAGACTCAAATCCACACACCCTCGGCTGCGTCTTCCCGGTCCCCTCGCGCCTGGCACCCACAGATACTCTCCCACACCCGTCGTCCACGAAATGGCGGACCAGCACCGTCTCCTCGCCCTTATTTATACGCCATGCTGGAGTCACATGACTGGACGGGCTCGCCCAATGAGGGGCGGAGGAGGCTGTGACGTAATGGCTACAAACTCAGCGAGAACAGCGGTTGCTGGGAGCGCGCTCTGGTTGTACCGCCTTGTCTGTGGAGGCAGGCTCCGTCGGGCTCAGGTTGTCTCAGGCCCGGAGCTGCCTCGGGTGTAATTCCCCAGTTGCTGACCTTTGAGTTATTCTCAGTCCCCTGTCCCTCACATCCAAATAGGCTGGGGTTTAATAACACCTCCGCCGTCACTCCCAAACACTGATAGAGCGTTTTGCTCCTAATAAGTTTAAAGTATTAGATGAATTCACTGATTACTTCATCCTCGTGAGCGGTGAGGCTGGAACTGAGACCGTCACGTTCACAAACGTGCTTCGGAATTGCTCCCAAGGTCAAGGAGGTGTTTGTGAGCGAGCTGTCACCAGATTGTGCCCACCGGGGTCCCACACTTAGGGAAAAGCCCAAACCTGGGAAGTCCGCCGAACTCTGGCTGGTTTCCCACCCCTCACCCAAACTGCAGGATTTGGCGGAGACGATGGCGCATCATCCTGGACTCTTGAAATGTTTAATAGAAACGCAAACGCAAATGAGACCGGTCAGGCCATGCGGAAACTGTCACCtttagcaaataaaagtacaAGGAAGTTCCTGAAGAAGATTGAATTTAAAttcagcccccccacccccgcaccgggggcaggggtggggtccaTGGGTCACTCACAccttcctgtgtttcccacttcaCCTAAAAAAAACCGAGCCACAAGATTAACTATTGGGAGAGAAATACCGCGATGGTGTCAGAAAAATCACCAAAATCTCCTTCGCCGGAACAGTGAGTTCAGCTAGGAAGTTTGCCTGGTGTTCCCTACCCTCTTTCAGTGGAGTCTGACTTATTGCTAAAACTTATTTATATCTGCTTTCAAGAGAAACGATAACTTGTATTTTTCCACCATTAGCTGAAAGATATACCaattatttacttgttttgtttCTCCCAGATATTCTCCTATTGTGCCTGTAAAAGGTTTATCCATAGTGGGGGAAAAATACAAAGATTTAATGCCTCTGAGCCTTAGTTCTaacacctgtaaaatgggaatttcaTACTCCCAAGGAAAGAGGGAGAACGGGAACTGCAGTACGGTgagccaggccctgagctggCCTTACCTGGGGTGTTTCCCAGGTGAGGGATTCTAGCAAaacctttctgtttctctatttttctttccttctgtaattgtttttctcttctggctCACTTATATTTGCTTTGATTTGCTCCCCTCCTGCTCTGTaagtttttctcctctttttatttccttctatcaAAGCGAACCCTTTTTGAAGTCAGACAGTCCTAGATTTGGACCACAGTACTGCTGCTACTTACTGCTAAAGTGTCTGGAGAAGAGTCCCTTACCCTCTCTCAAGATtactttcttctctgtaaaatgggataattacATCAATGCAGGGTTGTTATGTGCTGTCTACCCTCACAGGAACTTCAACTTTGGTCTATTGAGGTCACACCTGCATCCCCAGGACCTGGAAACAAGCCTGACACAGCAGGTGATCAaaacatatttgtttaattatttaattaattaaaagaaatgatgtatgtaaatcagcTGGCACAATATTTGCTCAAAAAAATGCTGTGTTCTTTTCACATTTCATTCTTTAGTATTCCAAAGTATCCCATTCTTTCCCaccatttttcctgtttttgttgttgttgttgtttgtgcaTATGATGCTAGTCTAGCATGCATCTTTCAATGGAGCACTCTTTTTTTGTtaacttattatattttatttttggctgtgttgcatccttgttgctgcgcgtgggctttctctagttgcagcgagcaggggctactctttgttgcggtgcgcgggcttctcattgtggtggcttctcttgttgcagagcacgggctctaggcgcatgggcttcagtagttgcagcatgtgggctcagtagttgtggcatgcgggctcagtagttgtggttcttgggctctagggtgcaggctcagtagtcgtggtgcacgggcttagttgctccgcggcatgtgggatcttctcagaccagggatcgaaccctgcattggcaggcagtttcttaaccactgcgccaccagggcagtcctcAATGGAGCACTCTTAATCCCTCCAACTGTATTCTCAAATACGTTTTGAACCTCCTCTGGCCATCCACACACACTTTCTGTCTTCTAGTAACTGCAGCCAAGTGAATTATCCATTtaaattatggaatattttaatgttcctttaaatttattcaaCCACCAACCAACCACTCTTGTCTAGACCCTAGAACCATAGGAAGCTTCAACGGGACATAGCAGAATTTCTTGGACAAAGAATGGGGATCATATGTGGTAGTAAACAAACATCTCTTGATTTTCTCTGAGGAACTACCATCCTCACAGTAGACCACGTTATTGATTTAGGTGTGGTTGGGTCCTACACCCCACATTTTTAGGGGTAGAGACATGAGCACCCCTAGTTAATTAAATCATCCTGGTTCTTAGtggcctgccccacccccattaGTTCAGGAATGGATGACTAATCCAATCAGACCTTCAGCTAATGGGACTTGTAACTTTAGAAATTAcagtaattttagaatttttaatagcCACAATCTAAGTGTAGAATGTAAGGTTTTAACaattttcattttccatattttttacaaGCCATAAAATTGTGCTAGGGCTTCTGGTTAAAGTGATTGCAAATTTGAACTCTAAGGATAACTTCCTGGGGCTAACTTTTTATCATCAGGTTCTGTATTAGCTGCATTATAGCCATAATCTATTATCTTTTTTACAGAACCCTTCCAATTTAAGGCTCTGCAAGTTGTACACTGCCAAAAATGCCCATATAAATTTATAAGAGCAGCAGAAATTATTGATGTACAGTATTAATTCCATGAACTGTTAGCTATCTTGCCAGCGCTGCTGCTAGGCCAGCCAGAGAGAGGTGTGTTCCTTTCCTCCGACTAGTGGGGTCCTGAACCTGCCAGCCATCCTCCTTCTAGTAGGGAGGAAGCAGCCTGCAGTGGACCCAACCTAAAGAGAGGGAGAGCTGAGAGATGGGGAATAAGGAGCTCTAAAGCTCTTGTTTAAGAAACCCTGAACCCAATTCCACTTGTGAGATTCCAAGTTGTTTGAACATACATGTTCCCTACCTCTTCCCCTGATTTGCCTAAGCCActttgagttgggtttttttcctgtcaCTTGCAAACAGAAGGATTCCAAATACAGAAATTACTCTGACATCTCACTACCTCAAGTCAAGAACCATGGCTCTAAGTTATTGTCCATTTCTAAAATTCACCTGCTACCAACTTGttaagtgctttttctttttttcttttttttttaaaatttatttattttatttagttatttttggctgcgttgggtcttcgttgctgtgcgcgggctttcctagttgtggtgagcaggggctactcttcattgtgatgcgtgggcttctcattgcagtggcttcttttgttacggagcacgggctctaggcgcgcgggcttcagtagttgtggcgcatgggctcagtagttatggctcgtgggctctagagcgcaggctcagtagttgtggtgcacgggcttagttgctccgcggcatgtgggatcttcccagaccagggatcgaacccgtgtcccctgcaatggcaggcggattcttaaccactgcgccaccggggaagcccctaaGTGCTTCttcttaattacaaaaaaaattgaagtatagttgatttacaatgtggtgttactttcaggtgtacagtacagtgatttggttatatatatatatatatatatatgtgtatgtaggtatacatatattcttttccagattctttttttttccttgtctgcGTTGGTCttagtcgtggcacgcgggcttctcttttgttgtggcttgcaggttttctctctctagttgtggcacacgggctccagggcgagtgggctctgtaattgtggtgcaggggcttcagagagcgtgggctctgtagtttgctgcacgtgggctctctagttgaggcatgcgagctcagtagctgtgtcacgcgggcttagttgccctgcagcatgtgggatcttatttccctgaccagggctcaaacccaagTCCCCTTCATTGGAAAGTGGAtacttaactactggaccaccagggaagtccccccagattcttttcctttatagtttattaaaaaatattgagtataaggaattccctggtggtccagtggttaggactcggcactttcacagccatggcctgggttcaatccctggtcagggatctccctgcaagctgtgtggcgcagccaaaaaataaaataaaaatttaaaaaattctgggacctccctggcaatccagtggttaagactcctcccttccgtggcttccctggtggcgcagtggttgagaatccccctgccaatgcaggggacatgggttcgatccctgatccaggaagataccacataccacggagcaactaagcccgtgcaccacaactactgagcctgtgctctagagcccgtgagccacaactactgagcctgcgtgccgcaactactgaagcccatgtgcctagagcccatgctctgcaacaagagaagccaccacaatgagaagaccgcgcatggcaatgaagagtagcccccctcactgcaactagagaaagcccacacacagcaacgaagacccaatgcagccaaaaaataaataaattaaataaattaaaaagaacaaaacaaaactcctcccttccactgcagggggtgtgggttccatccctggctgggaaactaagatcccaca
This is a stretch of genomic DNA from Balaenoptera musculus isolate JJ_BM4_2016_0621 chromosome 11, mBalMus1.pri.v3, whole genome shotgun sequence. It encodes these proteins:
- the SRSF3 gene encoding serine/arginine-rich splicing factor 3, translated to MHRDSCPLDCKVYVGNLGNNGNKTELERAFGYYGPLRSVWVARNPPGFAFVEFEDPRDAADAVRELDGRTLCGCRVRVELSNGEKRSRNRGPPPSWGRRPRDDYRRRSPPPRRRSPRRRSFSRSRSRSLSRDRRRERSLSRERNHKPSRSFSRSRSRSRSNERK